In Balaenoptera acutorostrata chromosome 3, mBalAcu1.1, whole genome shotgun sequence, the genomic stretch GCTGCCGAGGAGAGAGGCTCGGCCGAGGAGAGAGCCGGGGTGGCCTTCCATGGGATGTGGCTTCTCTGGGGGCTAATCTGAGTGTTGGGTGGGCTGGAAGCTCCACGGTGAGCGTCCCTCTGTGACCAGAGCTCTTTCTCCGTCCCCAGATTCCCATACCGAGTGTGCCTACGTTCCAGCCGTCTACTCCTGTCCCTGAGCGCCTGGAAGCTGTGCAGCGCTACATCAGGGAGCTGCAGTATCCTCCCTGGTCAGGGCCATGGCCACCGTCTGGCTGGTCCAAAGGCCAAGTGGGGCTTGTTTTCAGATGGGGCCAGAGAGGGCTCGGCAGAGCAGCCTCACTCCACGACTCCAGGGGCACCGTTCCCGTGGCACCTCTGTGCCCCGGAGTCGTGTAAGCACAGCCTGTGTCCGCCCGGGTGTTGGAGGTAGTTTGATGAATGCCAGGCCCACTCCAGCCTCTCTGCCgcctgcttcctcctctgtgtGACGGGCTGAATGTCTCCTGAGTGACCTGCTGGTGGAAGCCTAGTCCAGGTCCACCAGGCCAGACCTCCTCTGCTGGCCATCCAGCGccagcagagggagagaggggaatttCCCTTGGGGCTGTTTAAAAACTGGTCTAAAATGGGTGTGTGGTGGGAGGGCGGCCAGTAGATGGAGGAGAAAAAGGATTTCATGCTTCGGGAGGTCACCTCCACATCTTGGAAGTGTCTCCCATTTCTTCACCTTTTTCTTCCCTGGCAGGAGGCCAGCTGCCCAGCATGGGAAGAGCCTCCCCTGAGCCCAGGATTCCCCAGTGTCCCTGAGTTGGGCCCCTCCACCCCTGTGCCCTGCCTGGAGCTACGTGACCTAGGCTCTCCCCCGCCCTCCTAGCTGCAGAGCCGGTCAGAGATGGCAGGACCAGGCACCAATTGCAGGTCCTGAGCAGAAGAAAAGCCAGGCTGGTGACTGAAAACTGGGTCCAGCCCTTCCTTTGCCGTGGGagggggggggggccggggggggggaGTCGGGGCCCGGAGAGGGAGGCGGTTGGCTTGGGAGCAGTACTCAGCAACTTAGTCGTGCAGGAATCCCACCCCAGCCTTCTCCTCTCAGTTCGTGCTGCTTCTCGCTGGTTGGAATATGAGGTACTGCAGAGAGCTGCCCAGGGCTCAGCCTCTTTCCCAGCGCTGGCCTGCCTGGCTGCCTGCCCCACGGCTCCCTCCCTAGGAGAGCAAGTGTGGGAGCAGAGGATGAGAGAGAAGGACGCAGAGGGGCCCTGTGGGGCAGGGAGAAGCAGCGTGCTGCGTCCCCTTCTCCCTTCAGACAGTCAGGTCTTGGGCATCCTCCCAGGTGCCTTACAGAAGCATTTTGTGGGGTCCTTACCCAGCCTGCACCCCTGGGAGTGCTGGATCCCCAGGGTCTGGATGAGGGCAGAGGGACACGCCTCTTCCAGCTCAAGCCAGGAAGCCCTTAACCAGCACCCACAGGTACAATCACACAGGGACGCAGTTCTTTGAAATTAAGAAGAGCAGACCTCTGACAGGGTAAGTGTGGGGAGTGCCTCCTCCCTCTGCACCAAAGTAACAGCGCCTGGTCCAGTTGGAGCCCCTCGGGCACCTGTGGGTGGAAGCTTCTGAGGCAGGCAGGGACTCTTCCCAGGGGAGCCCGCCAGCAGGGCAAGTACCACCGTGGGGCCCTCCTTAGGACATCCTAAAGAGGGGACTCTGGCCAAGACGGGCAGCCGGGGCTCCCTTGAGGATGAGGAACCCTGACATCCATGCTGAGCCAGGAGGGTGATGGCAGCCCCCCAGCTTGGTGATGACAGAGGGCAGTCCCAGGTAGATGTCTGGGTGTGAGCCTCGTCTTCTTTTTAAGAGAGGTGGGCCTCACAGGGGAGAGCCCTCCGCCTCCTCTCCATTCCCTGGAGCTGCCTGTGCACTCCCCCCCGGGCAGGGACCTGCGTGTCACCCCAGTGGCCTTACTGGACTCTCTTCTGGTCATTTAATACAAGGCCCAGTGTCTGAGCAACAGGGACCCCACTGGGGAGAACGCTGCATCTCTCACTTCCCATTCTACACCCCAAGTGTTGACCCCTGACTGGATCCACCCCGAAGAAACCCTTAGGGCAGAGCAGAGTGGAGACTGAATGCCACAGCTGAGTCTGGGGGCCCAGCCCAAAGCTGTCCAGGCGTCTAAAACcctgtgcttttaaaattaatgtgaaTTTTACGTCTTGCTCCACATATAATCTGCCCATGTTCACTGCCTTgtaaaaaatgctttaaatggTTTATTAGCTCATTAATTACCCCCTTTCCAAACCCCTGGGGGGAATGCAGGCTTCCTAACCCCAAAGCTTTGCTCTTGTTGTCCTGTGGCCGCTGTGTGTGTGGGCCCAGCTCCAGCCTCATGGGATGGAGGAGTCCAGCACCCTCCCCAGCAAAGCCAGTGGCCAGGCTGCATTCCCAGGCCCAGGGGGCAGCATTCGGTGAGGAGGGAGGAACCCGTCTTCAGGGATAGTCTATGTTAAAGTGGCGTGAATTCCAAGTTCAAGAGCAGGCAGGGGAGTCACTGGGCAGCTAACTTCTTGAGATCCCATGTCCAGGCCCCAGGCAGCTGGCCAGCTGCGGGGTAGCAGTTACAATCAATTACAAACTCTTCAGAGAAGTCATAGTTGGGTCAGGGGTGTCCACTGTGCTGTGGAAGAGACAAAATCAAGATCAAGGCCAAGGTCTCCAGCATCCTTGGCATGCTTTCCCATGGGCTCCCCAAACACCATCTTCACAGAGGGCCCCTAGCCCAGTGGCTGTCAAAGATCTGCCTACCACTGCATGCCCCCCATTCATCCTCCCCTCCAGAGGTCTTGGAGCAGagcctgaggggagggggaagaggcctCTTTCCTGATCTTCAGTGGTTGCCTCTTCTCCCACCCCCTTAGGCTCAGGAAGGAtgtgaggggaaggagagggaggtgcTGGGCCTGAGCTGAGGCAGCTTGGAAGGGAGGGGAGTCTTTGTCCATCTAGCATCTCTAGTCTACCTCGTGTTACTCCTTCACCAGAAGGAGCCTCTGTCTTTATGACtctgcctcccttccccccaggctGATGGACCTGGCCAAGGAAATGACCAAAGAGGCTCTGCCAATCAAATGCCTGGAAGCCGTGATCCTGGGAATGTATCCTTCCTCTGAGAGCCCTAGGTGGGGGTGGGCACGTGCTCAGCACCTCTGGGACAGCTTCGTCCTCTGGAAAGGGAGGGCTGAGTGAGCTCCAGGGCcctcccagctccctctcccAGCAGTCATGAACTTGGCCCAGAGTGAACGAGCTTGAGGGGGACTCAGTCCCTTGCACCTCAGTTGCTAACTTCCGAGGCTTACTGGGCAGCTTTTTTGAGTCGTGGACGCAGTGACCCTGTTCTCCGAACCACAAATCAGGGCACATTGTTTCATAAGGCTGTTGTGCTATTTCCCAGAACCAGAGTCTGGAAGAAGCAGGTTGGATGCCCAAATGTTGGCATTTCCAGGACATGTTAATTGATGGATGGGATCTTTGATATAAAACTgcctattaaaacaaaaaagcaaacagcgTTTCTCAGTCTCCCCCACCCAAAGGGTAGAACTGGGACCTATAGCTGGGTTACCAGAGTAGCTAAGTGGGATGTATAAGCCCCCCAATATCCCCAGTTAGAGCAAAGTAAGGAGACAGGTGTTTATGGCCAGTTCTCTGTCATAAGTGGACCCTGCCTGAGCCCtaccctgttttgttttgtcacaGAAAATCTTAACCTTGTATAAACATAGATTAATATAATGGAACCCATGTGCCCATCACTCAGTTTTACCAATTGAAGGCCAATCTCAATCCATCTCTGCCCACCCCTCACATCACCCTCTTTCCTGTACCTACCAAGgcttttaaatattctgtttgCCACCCCTGGTGCAGGCACCTGGCTCTGTGCCGAGCAGGGCAAGGTGGCAGGTGCCTAATGGTTCGGAGGAGTCCACTCGCTAGGGCAGGTCACGGACGCGAAGACAACGGTCAAAGGCCAGGAGCACAGCTTCTTTGAGGAGGACTACTGTGATCTGAGGGGGACACTCCCCACCCCCGTAGGCATACCTGCCTTAAACTATATGAAGAGACTGAAGGGGTGCCCCCCGGTCCCCTCCCTGAGGGGTCCTCAGAGCTAACCCTACTGTGGCAGTCCTCTGTGGACCAAAGAGCCCCACGAGCATGGCCCTGTCCAAAGGGTTCTTTGCTGGGACGAGTGTGAGGCCAGCCCAAGAACTCCAGGCTGCTGCCAGCAAACCCTTCAGAGCTACACACCAAAGTGGAGGTTCCCACCCCGTCGTAAGAGGGAGACTCGGCTCCCCTCCCCCTGAGCACACAGAGAAGCTGGTCCAGACGGGATCACGTGGTCCTGCAGGCTTTTCAGGGGTTACCTGCTGGCTCGTACGTAGGCGGGAAGAAAACAGGAGCAGCCCCCATCTGGGGGGACCCCTCCCCGTTGTCCCCACAGGACCACCACGGGTGCCTCCTACACACGTGGTGAGCGCTGTattgggtttgtctctgggcctCATCCTCGATGCACACTGAGCCTGCACCTTGCTCATCTGTGTCCCCAGTCACTTGCTTGCAAGGAGTCAGGCTCCGTAAGCATCGTGGTGACTGAGAGAACAGACTTCGGGGTCAGGCCAACCTGGAcctgaatcctagctctgccacatCCTCACTGTGTGACGCTGAACAAGttccttaacatctctgagcctcggAGTCGTCCTCTGCAGAAGGGGATGATGGCAATCCCATCCCGCAAGTTTGTTAGGACAGTTGAATGAGCGGGTGCACGTAGGACACTGGATGCAGTGTCTCCATGGTCTCTCCTCCAAGCTTTTATCCTGTTTATCTCATTCTACCCTTTGTTCAAGAAGAGTTTTGAGTGACTGTTATGTGCCCACCTCTGTGCTGGGCCCCAGAGATACAGCAAAGAACATGACAGACAAGGTCCCCATTCTCAGAAGATTACATTCTAGCCAGGGAGACAAAAAATAAGCAAGTAaaccaagaaataagaaaaatagttaCAGACTGTGGTGATGGGCCGTGGGGAAAATACGTAGAGCAGACTTGCTTTAGAAAGGGAGGTCGGAGGAGCTGGCAGCTGcagcggggggtggaggggaacaGCTAGAGGAAAGAGCTGGTGCAGAAGGTCCCCTGTGGAGGTTGCAGTGGGCCGCTGGACCAGGCTCTCGGCCTCCCAGGCCACAGGGGCAAGCTTGGTTTTATTTGAAGAGCAACAGGCAGTATGTCTCTGCATGGgaggtggagaaagagagaacaggATTGTCAGTGCATCTGTGAGGAAGTGTGTGTGAGAAAGACCATGTGAGAGGCAAGGTAGAGGTGAGGAGGGCTGTGTGACTgacaggaggagagagggagacggGGTGGTGGGCAGAGGGCCCTCTTACCCTTCCTTCAGCCCAGGACTCTGGAGGGCCCTGCAGTTTGGAGTGCCGGCCTCACTCTTAAGGTGTTATTTGGTGAGCCCTGCTTGACGTCATAGCAGCAGCCGGTAATCACTGAGTGCCCTGACCCATAGAGATTgagtttattgagcacctacttatGCCAGGCCCAACCCTGACGACAGGAAGTGGAGATGAGCAAGACCTGTTGCCTGCACTCAGGAGCTGGGGTGCAGGGCCGCTCACTTAGCCTCTCCCAGGTTGGGGTGGAGGCCGTCCCCGTCCCGCCCCTGCGTGCTGGCCCTCGGGCCTCTCCCTGGCTGTTTCCTTAGCTGGGGTGGCGCGGCCAGTTACCTCACCAACAGCATGCCTACCTTGGAACGCTTCCCCATCAGCTTCAAGACCTACTTCTCAGGGAACTACTTCCGCCACATCGTGCTGGGGGTGAACTTCGGCGGCCGCTACGGGGCGCTGGGCATGAGCCGGCGCGAGGACCTGATGTACAAGCCGCCGGCCTTCCGCACGCTCAGCGAGCTCGTGCTGGACTACGAGGCCGCCTACAGTCGCTGCTGGCACGTGTTGAAGAAGGTGAAGCTGGGCCAGTGCGTGTCCCACGACCCGCACAGCGTGGAGCAGATCGAGTGGAAGCACTCGGTCCTGGACGTGGAGAAGCTGGGCCGCGAGGACTTCCGCAAGGAGCTGGAGCGGCACGCCCGCGACATGCGGCTCAAGGTCCGTGTGTGCGGCCGCCCCGCCCGCCAGCGTCCAGGGGCGTGAGCGTCCAGGGGCCGGCAGCGGTGGAGACGGAAGGGCTGCCGCTTCCTAGGGGGTCGCTcttccagggaagccccctccctcctcccctgtccccccgcccccgtcccAGCAGAGGTGGTGCCAGGATTAAGGGAGATGAGGGGGAGAAGTTTCCGGGCTTTGCGCAAAGGTCGTTATCGATGAGGCAGTCCCCTCAGGTGAGCAGGCCAGGGGAGGCTCTGGAGGGGGGCAGCAGACGAGCCGGGTTTGGGCAcgtggaggagggcaggggtgcCACAGGCCAGGTGGAGGGGGCTGTGAGTAAGGACGAGGGAAATCAGGGCCTGTCTGGAGGGAATGGTAGTGTGGGCTGGGCAGCAGCTGCCATCACCCCTGTGCATCCTGACTCTTGACCCCTAGCCCCAGTGAAGGACTAGGAGGAAGTCAGAAAAAGGAGGAGGTGCAGACTGTGGGGAGACGAGGAGGGGGTGGTTCCTTCTCCTGCTTCCCACACCCACTGAGCAGGGGtcttggaggagggggaggggctgctggaCCCAGAAGTAGTTGGGCTGAGCTGCTGAGGGGTTGGCCCCCAGAGCCTTACAGGTGAGCAAAATCTTGGCCTCTCCCTGGTTTCCCCTGTATGGGGGTGCCTCCTCTGGGGCCTGCCAGCCCCTCCCCATTGCCCAGTCATGCAGTCCTGTGCTCTGCCCCTCCGGGTAGCCTGGGGCCGCAGCCGTGACTGTGGCACTTTCACATCCACTGCTGCTCCCCAAGACGCCGGCAGGGCAGCGGGCGGCGGTGGGTACTCCCTTTTCAGGGTAAGGAACTGAGGTGCGGGCAGCCCAGAGACTTGCTCGTGGGCCGTGGGAGGCAGATGGAACTGGGGCTCAGTCTCCAGATGGGGAACCCAGGCATATCACAGGTGCTTTCAGGTGTCCCGGCGGGGATGCGGCAGAGCTAAGGCTGCCCTGCCCCGCCAGCCAGCCCCTAGGCCAAGACCGTGGGGCAACAGTGCCTTCCCCAGGGCGGAAGCGGGCTATAGTTGACCCTGCCGCTTTTAGGGGCTGCCCGCTTCCCCTCCTGAGCTGGTCCTCCCCTGTTCTTCCCCTGCAGAGCTCTGGGTACCCAGGTGCTGGAGGGTTACTGCATCTTCAGGGGAGCAGGTTGGATTTAGAGTTGGAGGCACTATTACTTAGTTTTTAGTGCTGTTTCCCAATCTGTTTGGTGCTATGCACTTCCCATGTTATTTGCCCCCTTCCAGTACCCCTCCAGTAT encodes the following:
- the VASH1 gene encoding tubulinyl-Tyr carboxypeptidase 1, whose product is MPGGKKVVGGGGSGAAPTAAAVPSGARRLETSEGASAQRDDEPEEEGEEDLRDGGIPFFINRGGLPVDEATWERMWKHVAKIHPDGEKVAQRIRGAMDLPKIPIPSVPTFQPSTPVPERLEAVQRYIRELQYNHTGTQFFEIKKSRPLTGLMDLAKEMTKEALPIKCLEAVILGIYLTNSMPTLERFPISFKTYFSGNYFRHIVLGVNFGGRYGALGMSRREDLMYKPPAFRTLSELVLDYEAAYSRCWHVLKKVKLGQCVSHDPHSVEQIEWKHSVLDVEKLGREDFRKELERHARDMRLKIGKGTGPPSPTKDRKKDVSSPQRGQSSPHRRNSRSERRPSGEKKPSEPKAMPDLNGYQIRV